From the genome of Dermochelys coriacea isolate rDerCor1 chromosome 1, rDerCor1.pri.v4, whole genome shotgun sequence:
ttttcctttttaggCAGTACGCATCCTTCAGGATGACACTGCATGTGACATCATTAAAGTAGGGTCTCTagtgagaaacagagagagatttaTAAAAAGAAGACAAAGACTCATTGGGCCAAAAGGATCCACTCTGAAGGTACATCTTACAAGTGTAATTATCAAGATCTTAATTATGTGAAGTCGTTTATCTAAGCACCAATTTATACTTATTTATTCCCTTTTTTGTGTAGGCTCTGGAACTGTTAACAAACTGTTATATCATGGTTCAGGGGAACACTGTTTCAGCTCTGGGACCTTTTAATGGGCTAaaagaggtgagagagagagagagagaactcacTAGCTTTTTTAATAGACCCCTAAcaccagccccgccccgccccacccccactaaCCTTCCAGCTAGGATCCAGCTCCTACCAACCCCCAGCACCTAGCTAGCATGTAGATACTTCCCAGACAACTCCCCATCCCAACAACCTCGGTGTTCTTTAAACCCTCCAGCACCCACCCACTTACCGACCAATCCAAGCATCCCTAGATAGCCTCCATCTGACCTACCCCAGGACTCCCTCACCTTCCATGTGCTATCCCTGCCATTACTTGGGGCACAGTGTGTTCAACCACCAGGTGAAGTTGATAGTTATATTCAAATTATTTGTTGGCATGCACATTAACTCATTGAATAATTTGCATGACTGTCACACATGGATCAGCACTAAACTTGACCCCTTCGTGCTTTTAGTGGTCTGATTGCAGGAAAGATAAGTGGGTCAACCTACATCATATGCAGTAGGAGCAGAAACAATGCAGAAATACATGAGTTTCGTGAGGATGGAAATATTGCTCTAAGACATTTGCTTATCAAGCTGACCAACacagtctcattgtttccttgtatttccCTGTCTTTTTGTCTGTCTGCATCCATTTATTGTCTCTTACTTTAGTGTGTGAGCAACTTGGGgccatccttttgttctgtgtttgttcagcaccgTGCACTCCTGGTCCCTGGCAGGGGCTGCTAGAGGCTACAGTAATACAGTGGATAATAATCAATATAAGTGTATATGGGTAACAGTATTTTTAGCGTCAGTGAAATTGGTTTCACTGTCAGATTGAGTGCTGTTTTGAGCTGCAAACTTTGCAGGAGAATGTTATAAGCAGTTGTTTTCACTGGAATTATAACACAATTCCTTGGAAACCTTTCTGTTGGTTATGGTATTGTGAACCATTTGTTatataaaaatctaaatttggTGGTAAATTTGACTTGATTGTGCCTTTTTAAATTGAAGATACcacttaaaaatttaaaaatcgtATTTCTAACTGAAACTCTTTTTTACTTTTGTTATGGGGAACTAATAAGTAATTAGTTTTACGATAACTAATtcaaaaaggtttagaaaaaatatttctctaaaggTCCACTTGTgtaaaggagtttgaagaaatCATTGaatatttagcaaaaagaaaaggagtacttgtggcaccttagagactaacaaatttattagagcataagctttcgtgagctacagctcacttcacgaaagcttatgctctaataaatttgttagtctctaaggtgccacaagtactccttttctttttgcgaatacagactaacacggctgctactctgaaacattgaaTATTTAGGACTTTCATTTATGATAATTTAGAATAGTGATTGTTTTCCCTtccccttgatttttttttttttttaaacctaggttAGAAAAGTGGTCCTGGACACTATGAAGAATATTCATCCCATATATAACATAAAGGTGGGTGTGGTCCAGTGTATTACATTAAGGCTAGTACATTACTGTGCATTTTGTATGGGGTTACATCTTTGCCTATTTTTCTGTATTAAGGTATGTTCCTTGTCACAAGCCACCTTAATTTATAAAAGGCTATATGAATTAAGTATTCCTGTGATACTTTATTTTGAGGGTTTCTCCTATAATGCAATTTGTTAAAGAAACTTTTACAGTATATTGCTTTGAATATACTTCGGTGTATTCGGGTACACAATCAATGTAATCATAACAGTACCTGACAAGGCACCAAAGGAAAAGTGCATATTCATTTACATGTCTCCATGATTAGCAGCTTGATACTCATTAATATAATATCAAGGCAGCTTCCCTGGTACTGTTAATGTCTCTGAGCCCCTGTAGAACGAACTCCTTGAGACATAATTACCTCACATGTTTGACTGCTCCTGCTTAAACCACCCAGTTTCCCTGTGAGGGTAGGTGATTCACTATACATTTAAATAACTGGACTGAGGAAGTATGTCAATTATATGTTTTaactaatatttctttttaatattttgaaatgattGAAGACTCTCATGATTAAACGGGAGCTGTCAAAGGACCCTGAACTGAGAACACAAAGTTGGGAACGATTTTTGCCTCAGTTCAAACACAAGAACTTGAACAAACGCAAGGAgccaaagaagaaaaatgagaagAAGGAGTACACGCCTTTCCCACCTCCGCAACCAGAAAGCCAGGTCAGTCTAAGCCTCATATAATTCTGTAGGAAAGATAAAAGGTCCTGAAATTTTGCTCGTAAGTAATTGGGAGCATTAATCAGTTGATGCCAGATGCTTTCCTCAGTATCCATCTCTCACAAATAGCTAAAGACTCTCAGGAATCATAAATGTGTTTTTTACAGGTTGATAAAGAATTGGCAAGTGGTGAATACTTCTTGAAAGAAAGCCAGAAAAAACGAAAGAGGGTGGAAGAGATAAAGGTAAGGCAGTTCTGATTTGTTTCAGTCTTCAGCAAAATGAAaatgggttggggttttttttgttttcagtatgaTTCTCATTTTTTCTAATGTGACTGGTAAGTCAAGTGTTTGAcctttttgtttgtaattttagGCAAAACAAGCAGAAGCCATTAGTAGGAGACAAGAGGAAAGAAATAAAGCTTTTATCCCTCCCAAGGAAAAGCTTGTTGTAAAACCTAAAAAAGGTAatgtttgtttcctgtctttaGAATCCTTTctactgtttgttttgttttttaaagctactGTTCCTTTGGTTGGTGGCTATTTAGCCAACCAAAGTGTATGGA
Proteins encoded in this window:
- the KRR1 gene encoding KRR1 small subunit processome component homolog → MAAATKAKGGPVAPVSKDRSSRKAVNESELLTVPDGWKEPAFTREDNPRGLLEESSFATLFPKYREAYLKECWPLVQKALNEHHVNATLDLIEGSITVTTTKKTFDPYMIIRARDLIKLLARSVPFEQAVRILQDDTACDIIKVGSLVRNRERFIKRRQRLIGPKGSTLKALELLTNCYIMVQGNTVSALGPFNGLKEVRKVVLDTMKNIHPIYNIKTLMIKRELSKDPELRTQSWERFLPQFKHKNLNKRKEPKKKNEKKEYTPFPPPQPESQVDKELASGEYFLKESQKKRKRVEEIKAKQAEAISRRQEERNKAFIPPKEKLVVKPKKASTETKIDIEAIKEKVKKAKKKKLGALPVEEVKLKIAADEKKKKKKK